The following are from one region of the Thiohalorhabdus sp. Cl-TMA genome:
- a CDS encoding FAD-dependent oxidoreductase — MASSYTIKMPQLSDTMTEGVLVEWEKQPGEHVARGDVVAQVETDKAIMDVEVFREGYLSGPIAPVDATVPVGDALGYLVESEDEVVHEEAEGGAPAAKPEAAPAPEEQPAAPQQPATEQPAAEAPQQAGGPQAPAPRPKGKKATPYSRVLARLLSVDLERLVGTGPDGEITAKDVEAAAPAGAAAGGEPASGAVAPRRSIPGHERDMTSLERAVAHNMQDALTMPLFRVSMHAHPERLQQAAKSMGISFTILLARACGEAIKKHPAMNNAYQFGDKVVERSNVDVGIAVEADKGGLVVPVLRDVNNRELSDLASGWKDLVSRARGRRLTPAEYEHPTFMLSNLGMFGVEHFDAIPVPGASGILAVGAVTEQGMGLTLSCDHRVINGADAARYLGDLKTLIENPDSWLEGGFPLIPEGDWDVEVAVIGGGTGGEDAARELAENGHSVALINDDELPGGECLWRGCIPSKAWRASANRLRDRAGDSQLGVRGTDQGTLDWNALETHRKGVMQSRGEMAYKADKGLKIDYRQGRARLTGDHSLAYTDADGNEQQLTFGAAIVATGAPPFVPPIPGADSEGVETSNSIWHLPEPPKRLAVIGCGAIGLEMAQIFRDFGAEVTTFEIADRVLPEVEGEVAKSLTQILEGEDRLALNLGAKVDKIDGAVGDMTVHYTDADGKQGTVQVDRVLVATGKRPNFDGFGLDAAGVDTETGFIKVDDRCRTSVPHIFAVGDVVPGLMLAHTAATQGRVAAANLLGERARYDQALDCGVIFTRPEAAFAGLTEEQAKEAGYDPVAAKTLVKIDAMAMIEGEEEGLIKMVVDKTTHRILGVHILADHADNLIGEAVMMVSGRLTVDQVAEAIHPHPTQTEMFGDLARRLLSRLKRAARKAKA, encoded by the coding sequence ATGGCGAGCAGCTACACCATCAAGATGCCGCAGCTCTCGGACACCATGACCGAGGGCGTACTGGTGGAATGGGAGAAACAGCCCGGGGAGCACGTCGCGCGCGGCGACGTGGTGGCCCAGGTGGAGACCGACAAGGCCATCATGGACGTGGAGGTCTTCCGCGAGGGCTACCTCTCCGGCCCCATCGCCCCCGTGGATGCCACCGTTCCCGTGGGCGACGCCCTCGGCTACCTGGTGGAATCCGAGGACGAGGTGGTCCACGAGGAGGCCGAGGGCGGGGCCCCGGCCGCCAAGCCGGAGGCCGCTCCCGCGCCGGAGGAGCAGCCGGCCGCGCCGCAACAGCCCGCCACCGAGCAGCCGGCGGCCGAGGCGCCCCAGCAAGCGGGCGGCCCCCAGGCGCCCGCGCCGCGCCCCAAGGGCAAGAAGGCCACCCCCTATTCGCGCGTCCTGGCGCGCCTGCTCAGTGTGGATCTGGAGCGTCTGGTAGGCACCGGCCCCGACGGCGAGATCACCGCCAAGGATGTGGAGGCTGCCGCGCCCGCCGGTGCCGCCGCGGGCGGCGAGCCCGCCAGCGGCGCCGTGGCGCCGCGCCGCTCCATCCCGGGCCACGAGCGCGACATGACCTCCCTGGAGCGGGCGGTGGCGCACAACATGCAGGACGCGCTCACCATGCCGCTGTTCCGGGTAAGCATGCACGCCCACCCGGAGCGCCTGCAGCAGGCCGCCAAGTCCATGGGCATCAGCTTCACCATCCTGCTGGCGCGCGCCTGCGGCGAGGCCATCAAGAAGCACCCGGCCATGAACAACGCCTACCAGTTCGGCGACAAGGTGGTGGAGCGCTCCAACGTGGACGTGGGCATCGCCGTGGAGGCGGACAAGGGCGGCCTTGTGGTTCCCGTGCTGCGCGACGTGAACAACCGCGAGCTCTCCGACCTGGCTAGCGGCTGGAAGGACCTGGTGAGCCGCGCCCGCGGCCGGCGCCTGACGCCCGCGGAATACGAGCACCCCACCTTCATGCTCTCCAACCTGGGCATGTTCGGCGTGGAGCACTTCGACGCCATCCCGGTGCCGGGGGCCAGCGGCATCCTCGCCGTGGGCGCGGTCACCGAGCAGGGCATGGGCCTGACCCTGTCCTGCGACCACCGTGTCATCAACGGCGCCGACGCCGCCCGCTACCTGGGCGACCTCAAGACGCTGATCGAGAACCCGGATTCCTGGCTGGAGGGCGGCTTCCCGCTCATCCCGGAAGGGGACTGGGACGTGGAGGTGGCAGTGATCGGCGGCGGCACCGGCGGCGAGGACGCCGCCCGCGAGCTGGCCGAGAACGGCCACTCCGTGGCCCTGATCAACGACGACGAGCTGCCCGGCGGCGAATGCCTTTGGCGTGGCTGCATCCCCTCCAAGGCGTGGCGGGCGAGCGCCAACCGGCTGCGTGACCGCGCCGGCGACAGCCAGCTCGGCGTACGGGGTACGGACCAGGGGACCCTGGACTGGAACGCCCTGGAGACGCACCGCAAGGGCGTCATGCAATCCCGCGGCGAGATGGCCTACAAGGCGGACAAGGGCCTGAAGATCGACTACCGCCAGGGCCGCGCCCGCCTCACCGGCGATCACAGCCTGGCCTACACCGACGCCGACGGCAACGAGCAGCAGCTCACCTTCGGCGCGGCCATCGTCGCCACCGGCGCCCCGCCCTTCGTGCCGCCCATCCCGGGCGCCGATAGCGAGGGGGTGGAGACCTCCAACTCCATCTGGCACCTGCCCGAGCCGCCCAAGCGCCTGGCCGTAATCGGCTGCGGTGCCATCGGCCTGGAGATGGCGCAGATCTTCCGCGACTTCGGCGCCGAGGTGACCACCTTCGAGATCGCCGACCGGGTGCTCCCCGAGGTGGAAGGCGAGGTGGCCAAGAGCCTCACCCAGATCCTGGAGGGCGAGGACCGGCTGGCCCTGAATCTGGGCGCCAAGGTGGACAAGATCGACGGTGCGGTGGGCGACATGACCGTTCACTACACCGACGCCGACGGCAAACAGGGCACCGTGCAGGTGGACCGGGTGCTGGTGGCCACCGGAAAGCGGCCGAACTTCGACGGCTTCGGCCTCGACGCCGCCGGCGTGGACACCGAGACCGGCTTTATCAAGGTGGACGACCGCTGCCGGACCAGCGTGCCGCACATCTTCGCCGTGGGCGACGTGGTGCCGGGCCTCATGCTGGCCCACACCGCCGCCACCCAGGGCCGCGTGGCCGCCGCCAACCTCCTGGGCGAGCGCGCCCGCTACGATCAGGCGCTGGACTGCGGTGTGATCTTCACCCGCCCCGAGGCCGCCTTCGCCGGCCTCACCGAGGAGCAGGCCAAGGAGGCCGGCTACGATCCGGTGGCCGCCAAGACCCTGGTGAAGATCGACGCCATGGCCATGATCGAGGGCGAGGAGGAAGGCCTGATCAAGATGGTGGTGGACAAGACCACCCACCGGATCCTGGGCGTCCACATCCTTGCCGACCACGCCGACAACCTCATCGGCGAGGCGGTGATGATGGTTTCCGGCCGGCTGACCGTGGATCAGGTGGCGGAGGCCATCCATCCCCACCCGACGCAGACCGAGATGTTCGGCGACCTGGCCCGCCGCCTGCTTTCGCGCCTCAAGCGCGCCGCCAGGAAGGCCAAGGCCTGA
- a CDS encoding alpha-ketoacid dehydrogenase subunit beta, whose product MAEIFYWDAVRRAHDEEMDNDPLVFAMGEDIGLPGGTYKATQGLFDKYGEERVMDTPISENSYTGIGVGASMIGCRPIVEIMSVNFALLATDQIINAAAKIRYMSGGQVGCPLVVRSPGGVAHQLGAQHSGRLEKLFAGTSGLRVVTPAFPVDAYGMLKTAVRCDDPVVILEHEAIYNLKGEVPDEEYFAPLEGARVVREGTDVTLVGYLMSTHWNLAAADKLAEQGISAEVIDLRSLKPIDGATLRASLAKTHKAVICTEDEAPVGMSAEIMAVLNEECFFELDAPPVRVTAEDVPMPYNHELEKAALPDADKIVTATQKLLGH is encoded by the coding sequence ATGGCGGAGATTTTCTACTGGGACGCCGTACGCCGGGCCCATGACGAGGAGATGGACAACGACCCCCTGGTATTCGCCATGGGCGAGGACATCGGCCTGCCCGGGGGCACCTACAAGGCCACGCAGGGGCTTTTCGACAAGTACGGCGAAGAGCGGGTGATGGACACGCCGATCTCGGAGAACAGCTACACCGGCATCGGGGTGGGCGCCTCCATGATCGGCTGCCGACCCATCGTCGAGATCATGTCGGTGAACTTCGCCCTGCTGGCCACCGACCAGATCATCAACGCCGCCGCCAAAATCCGCTACATGTCGGGCGGCCAGGTGGGCTGCCCGCTCGTGGTGCGCAGCCCCGGCGGCGTGGCCCACCAGCTCGGCGCCCAGCACTCCGGCCGCCTGGAGAAGCTGTTCGCCGGCACCTCCGGGCTGCGCGTGGTGACTCCGGCGTTCCCGGTGGACGCTTACGGCATGCTCAAGACCGCGGTGCGCTGCGACGATCCGGTGGTGATCCTGGAGCACGAGGCCATCTACAACCTCAAGGGCGAGGTGCCCGACGAGGAGTACTTTGCGCCGCTGGAGGGTGCCCGGGTGGTGCGCGAGGGCACCGACGTGACCCTCGTCGGCTACCTCATGAGCACCCACTGGAACCTGGCCGCCGCCGACAAGCTGGCGGAGCAGGGCATCTCCGCCGAGGTCATCGACCTGCGCAGCCTCAAGCCCATCGACGGCGCCACCCTGCGGGCCTCCCTGGCCAAGACCCACAAGGCGGTGATCTGCACCGAGGACGAGGCGCCGGTGGGCATGAGCGCCGAGATCATGGCCGTTCTCAACGAGGAGTGCTTCTTCGAGCTGGACGCCCCGCCCGTGCGCGTCACCGCCGAGGACGTGCCCATGCCGTATAACCACGAGCTCGAGAAAGCCGCCCTGCCCGACGCGGACAAGATCGTCACCGCCACGCAGAAACTGCTGGGACACTGA
- the pdhA gene encoding pyruvate dehydrogenase (acetyl-transferring) E1 component subunit alpha, with translation MEAADRKRLLQEMVFARRFEERCAEAYHHRDIGGFLHLYPGQEACAFGVLEKARVGHDYVITGYRDHVHALKCGADPKEVMAELYGKETGSSRGRGGSMHIFDVQNHFMGGYALVGEPFPLAAGLAKGAKMKGSDQIAICFLGDGANNQGTFHETLNMAQLWELPVLFVCENNLYAIGTSLERSTPMHDQYKRAEAYAMEAAQVDGQDIDTVMDAAAKAVDFVRSGKGPYFLELMTYRLRGHSMSDSGRGYRSEEEIKRWMERDPIYLFRDRLVEEGVITADDFDRMDKEARDHVDDEVIPFAENSPEPDVKDLTKYVLSDDDSCAMGQIAGGGK, from the coding sequence ATGGAAGCCGCAGACCGCAAGCGGTTGCTCCAGGAGATGGTATTCGCGCGGCGTTTCGAGGAACGCTGTGCCGAGGCATACCACCACCGGGACATCGGCGGGTTCCTGCACCTGTATCCGGGTCAGGAAGCCTGCGCCTTCGGAGTCTTGGAAAAGGCCCGCGTGGGGCATGACTATGTGATCACCGGCTACCGGGACCACGTTCATGCGCTCAAATGCGGCGCGGACCCCAAGGAGGTCATGGCGGAGCTGTACGGCAAGGAAACCGGCTCCTCCCGGGGACGCGGCGGCTCCATGCATATCTTCGATGTGCAGAACCACTTCATGGGCGGTTACGCCCTGGTGGGCGAGCCCTTCCCGCTGGCCGCCGGCCTGGCCAAGGGCGCTAAGATGAAGGGCTCCGACCAGATCGCCATCTGCTTCCTGGGCGACGGTGCCAACAACCAGGGCACCTTCCACGAGACCCTGAACATGGCCCAGCTCTGGGAGCTTCCGGTGCTGTTCGTCTGCGAGAACAACCTCTACGCCATCGGCACCTCCCTGGAACGCTCCACCCCCATGCACGATCAGTACAAGCGGGCCGAGGCCTACGCCATGGAGGCGGCCCAGGTGGACGGCCAGGACATCGACACGGTCATGGACGCCGCCGCGAAGGCCGTGGATTTCGTGCGCTCCGGCAAGGGCCCCTATTTCCTGGAGCTCATGACCTATCGGCTGCGCGGCCACTCCATGTCCGATTCCGGGCGCGGCTACCGGTCGGAGGAGGAGATCAAGCGGTGGATGGAGCGGGATCCCATCTACCTGTTCCGGGACCGGCTGGTGGAAGAAGGCGTGATCACCGCCGACGACTTCGACCGGATGGACAAGGAGGCCCGGGACCACGTGGACGACGAGGTGATCCCGTTCGCCGAGAACAGTCCCGAGCCGGATGTGAAGGACCTGACCAAGTACGTGCTCAGCGACGACGACAGCTGCGCCATGGGCCAGATCGCGGGCGGAGGGAAGTAA